From Amycolatopsis sp. YIM 10, the proteins below share one genomic window:
- a CDS encoding metal-dependent hydrolase: MKLGFGRNPVVDPRGARRYTGQAHAIAARDVHFSWDGVPMHYIPGEPMATHVINVMHLVLPEGERAMSNTLAEALPLITDPRLREEVVGFIGQEATHAASHEGARDHLAELGLDVEPMARKMEWLVDKVLGNRGLTGKAGHAWLCERLGLFAAMEHYTAVVGEWLLNADQLERLGMHPTMLDLIRWHGAEEVEHRNVAFDAFMHVDGSYARRVRTALLASFTLAVLFLTTAAQLYRKDPTPDKGRFWLWQLVGATRRKVIPNATIFVTEIPKYLRPRFHPSQLGSMDKAVRYLAQSPAANHAR; the protein is encoded by the coding sequence ATGAAACTGGGATTCGGCCGGAATCCGGTGGTCGACCCGCGCGGCGCGCGGCGCTACACCGGGCAGGCGCACGCGATCGCCGCGCGCGACGTGCACTTCTCCTGGGACGGCGTGCCGATGCACTACATCCCCGGTGAGCCGATGGCCACGCACGTGATCAACGTGATGCACCTGGTGCTGCCCGAAGGCGAGCGCGCGATGTCGAACACGCTCGCCGAGGCGCTGCCGCTGATCACCGATCCGCGGCTGCGCGAGGAGGTGGTCGGGTTCATCGGCCAGGAGGCCACGCACGCCGCGTCGCACGAGGGCGCCAGGGACCACCTGGCCGAGCTCGGGCTCGACGTCGAGCCGATGGCGCGCAAGATGGAATGGCTGGTGGACAAGGTGCTCGGGAACCGCGGCCTGACCGGGAAGGCCGGGCACGCGTGGTTGTGCGAGCGGCTGGGCCTGTTCGCCGCGATGGAGCACTACACCGCCGTCGTCGGCGAATGGCTGCTCAACGCCGACCAGCTGGAACGCCTCGGCATGCACCCGACGATGCTCGACCTGATCCGCTGGCACGGCGCGGAAGAAGTCGAGCACCGCAACGTCGCCTTCGACGCGTTCATGCACGTCGACGGCAGTTACGCGCGACGCGTGCGCACGGCGCTGCTGGCCAGTTTCACCCTCGCCGTGTTGTTCCTGACCACGGCGGCCCAGCTGTACCGCAAGGACCCGACGCCCGACAAGGGCCGATTCTGGCTGTGGCAGCTGGTCGGCGCGACCCGGCGCAAGGTGATCCCGAACGCGACGATCTTCGTCACCGAGATCCCGAAGTACCTGCGGCCGCGGTTCCACCCGTCCCAGCTGGGCAGCATGGACAAGGCGGTGCGTTACCTCGCCCAGTCCCCGGCCGCCAATCACGCCCGCTGA
- a CDS encoding PDR/VanB family oxidoreductase, which yields MTAFTPSRTLRLIAAVGSGYRRVFATSRVAPLLSRPNPVRHTGFDLDLAIERVVREADDVVSLTLADPSGADLPSWIPGAHLDLFLPSGRQRQYSLCGDPADRRTYRIAVRRIGEGSREIHELEQGKVRVRGPRNAFPLVDADSYLFVAGGIGITPILPMVRSCRRRGAPWRLVYLGRSRESMPFLDELGALGDVDIRPDDEFGLPDIITILPLAEPGAAVYLCGPPALGEGARGLLREINPAASLHTERFSPLPVTGGEPFDVRLARSGATVRVGADESALAAIRRELPGVAYSCQQGFCGTCKVRVLGGEVDHRDRTLTEGERDGSMLVCVSRSTSPSLVIDL from the coding sequence ATGACCGCCTTCACCCCGTCACGGACGCTGCGGCTGATCGCGGCAGTGGGCAGCGGGTACCGGCGCGTGTTCGCCACCAGCCGCGTCGCTCCCCTGCTGTCGCGCCCGAATCCGGTGCGCCACACCGGTTTCGACCTCGACCTGGCGATCGAGCGGGTGGTGCGGGAGGCCGACGACGTGGTCAGCCTGACGCTGGCCGATCCGTCCGGCGCCGACCTGCCGTCGTGGATCCCCGGGGCACACCTCGACCTGTTCCTGCCCTCGGGCAGGCAGCGCCAGTACTCGCTCTGCGGCGACCCCGCCGACCGGCGGACCTATCGGATCGCCGTCCGGCGGATCGGCGAAGGGTCTCGCGAGATCCACGAACTGGAACAAGGCAAGGTGCGCGTACGCGGTCCGCGCAACGCGTTCCCGCTGGTAGACGCCGATTCGTACCTGTTCGTCGCGGGCGGCATCGGAATCACGCCGATCCTGCCGATGGTGCGGTCGTGCCGGCGCCGCGGCGCGCCGTGGCGGTTGGTCTACTTGGGACGGTCGCGCGAGAGCATGCCGTTCCTCGACGAACTGGGCGCCTTGGGTGACGTCGACATCCGGCCCGACGACGAGTTCGGCTTGCCCGACATCATCACGATCCTCCCGCTCGCCGAGCCCGGCGCGGCCGTGTACCTGTGCGGGCCTCCGGCACTCGGCGAAGGCGCACGCGGACTGCTGCGTGAGATCAATCCGGCCGCTTCGCTGCACACCGAACGGTTCAGCCCGCTGCCGGTGACCGGCGGTGAGCCGTTCGACGTGCGACTGGCGCGCAGCGGTGCGACAGTTCGGGTGGGCGCCGACGAGAGCGCGCTGGCCGCGATCCGGCGTGAACTGCCCGGTGTCGCGTACTCGTGCCAGCAGGGATTCTGCGGAACCTGCAAGGTGCGGGTGCTCGGCGGCGAGGTGGACCACCGCGACCGGACGCTGACCGAAGGCGAGCGTGACGGCTCGATGCTCGTCTGCGTGTCCCGATCGACCTCACCTTCGCTGGTCATCGACCTGTGA
- a CDS encoding SRPBCC family protein, producing MNRQKGDTVARWYPLAESDDNTFRTARFLIRHVVDVPAPAERVWQVLSADDALVSWSKLITGAEWTSPRPFGVGTTRTVTVGGVAALRERFYRWDENERMTFSAEAASRPGFRRFAEDLTLIPDADRTRLCWTFAVDAAPWLVPVLSSSRFLLHRVTGGWADGLASRVGKEIRR from the coding sequence GTGAACCGACAGAAAGGCGACACCGTGGCGCGGTGGTACCCGCTCGCCGAGAGCGACGACAACACCTTCCGGACCGCCCGGTTCCTCATCCGGCACGTGGTCGACGTCCCCGCGCCCGCCGAGCGCGTGTGGCAGGTGCTCTCGGCGGACGACGCGCTCGTGTCGTGGTCGAAGCTGATCACCGGGGCGGAGTGGACCTCACCGCGGCCGTTCGGCGTCGGGACCACCAGGACGGTCACCGTCGGCGGCGTGGCCGCGCTGCGCGAGCGGTTCTACCGCTGGGACGAGAACGAGCGGATGACGTTCAGCGCCGAAGCCGCGAGCCGGCCGGGCTTCCGCCGCTTCGCCGAGGACCTCACCCTGATCCCCGACGCGGACCGGACGCGGCTGTGCTGGACCTTCGCGGTGGACGCCGCGCCGTGGCTGGTGCCGGTGCTGTCCTCGTCCCGATTCCTGCTGCACCGGGTCACCGGCGGCTGGGCCGACGGGCTGGCTTCCCGGGTGGGAAAGGAGATCCGCCGATGA
- a CDS encoding short-chain dehydrogenase/reductase, with translation MNAVASTLRDLGLPLPGGRSFDVTGKAVLITGGAAGIGLALAHELHDRGAVVALLDRDADALAKAAAALGSRVHTAAADVRDRMGTAAAVRELSQRAHGLDVVVANAGVTPPPATLRQIDEAEFDRVLDINVTGVFNSIRPAIGDVITRRGHIVVISSAAAFTPGPGGAAYMISKAGAEQLGRALRLELAAHGVSVGVAYFGVVDTQLARTTLDDDPLGRALEARLPKALRRRITAEQAALVLADAIARRAGRTLAPAAWQPWALLRGVLNVFADSYLAADRKCQALIRDLETR, from the coding sequence ATGAACGCGGTCGCATCGACCCTGCGCGACCTCGGCCTGCCGCTGCCCGGCGGGCGGAGCTTCGACGTCACCGGCAAGGCCGTGCTGATCACCGGCGGTGCCGCCGGGATCGGCTTGGCGCTGGCGCACGAACTGCACGATCGCGGCGCCGTCGTCGCGCTGCTGGACCGGGACGCCGACGCACTCGCCAAGGCCGCCGCGGCCCTCGGTTCCCGCGTGCACACCGCCGCCGCGGACGTCCGCGACCGCATGGGCACGGCCGCCGCGGTGCGTGAGCTTTCCCAGCGCGCGCACGGACTCGACGTGGTCGTGGCCAACGCGGGCGTGACCCCGCCACCGGCGACGCTGCGGCAGATCGACGAAGCCGAGTTCGACCGCGTGCTCGACATCAACGTCACCGGGGTGTTCAACTCGATCCGGCCCGCGATCGGGGACGTGATCACCCGGCGCGGGCACATCGTGGTGATCTCGTCCGCGGCGGCGTTCACCCCCGGCCCCGGCGGGGCGGCGTACATGATCAGCAAGGCGGGCGCCGAGCAGCTTGGGCGCGCGCTGCGCCTCGAACTCGCCGCACACGGCGTGAGCGTCGGCGTCGCCTACTTCGGCGTGGTCGACACGCAGCTCGCCCGGACCACTTTGGACGATGACCCGCTGGGACGTGCGCTGGAAGCCCGCCTGCCCAAGGCACTGCGACGGCGGATCACCGCCGAACAGGCGGCACTCGTACTCGCCGACGCCATCGCCCGGCGCGCCGGGCGCACGCTCGCGCCCGCCGCGTGGCAGCCGTGGGCCCTGCTGCGGGGCGTGCTCAACGTCTTCGCCGACAGCTACCTGGCCGCGGACCGCAAGTGCCAGGCCCTCATCCGCGACCTGGAAACCCGCTGA
- the fahA gene encoding fumarylacetoacetase, translating into MTVIEIPHGSPFGRDNLPYGVFSRPGEAARTGVRLGDSVVDLAILLGDEVFAAPTLNPFLAQGRARWDEVRARIGELLTGDVPDEAVHPVGEVRLHLPFEVADYVDFYASEHHASNLGRLFRPDSEPLMPNWKHLPVGYHGRAGTVVVSGTDIVRPCGQRKAPDETAPTYGPSRRLDIEAELGFVVGTPSPLGARVGVDEFADHVFGAVLVNDWSARDLQAWEYVPLGPHLGKSFATSVSPWVVPMAALEAARVPLPGQDPEPLPYLRGADWGLDIDLAVVWNGETVARPPYREMYWSPAQMLAHLTVNGASARTGDLFASGTISGPEKEQRGAFIELTWGGREPVMVKGEERTFLVDGDEVTITATAPGAGGGRIGFGEVTGTIRPAVEG; encoded by the coding sequence ATGACCGTCATCGAGATCCCGCACGGCTCGCCGTTCGGCCGCGACAACCTGCCGTACGGGGTGTTCTCCCGTCCCGGCGAAGCGGCACGGACCGGGGTCCGGCTCGGTGATTCCGTGGTGGACCTCGCGATCCTGCTCGGCGACGAGGTGTTCGCGGCTCCCACGCTCAACCCGTTCCTCGCGCAGGGCCGCGCCCGCTGGGACGAGGTGCGTGCCCGGATCGGTGAGCTGCTGACCGGTGACGTCCCCGACGAGGCCGTCCACCCGGTCGGCGAGGTACGGCTGCACCTGCCGTTCGAAGTCGCGGACTACGTGGACTTCTACGCCTCCGAGCACCACGCGTCGAACCTCGGCAGGCTGTTCCGGCCGGACTCCGAGCCGCTGATGCCGAACTGGAAGCACCTGCCCGTCGGTTACCACGGGCGCGCCGGGACCGTGGTGGTCTCCGGGACCGACATCGTGCGGCCGTGCGGGCAGCGCAAGGCGCCCGACGAGACCGCGCCGACGTACGGGCCGAGCCGTCGGCTGGACATCGAGGCCGAACTCGGTTTTGTGGTGGGCACTCCTTCGCCGCTGGGCGCGCGCGTCGGCGTGGACGAGTTCGCCGACCACGTCTTCGGCGCGGTGCTGGTCAACGACTGGTCCGCCCGCGACCTGCAGGCCTGGGAGTACGTGCCGCTCGGCCCGCACCTCGGCAAGAGCTTCGCCACCTCGGTCTCGCCGTGGGTGGTCCCGATGGCCGCGCTCGAAGCCGCCCGCGTCCCGCTGCCCGGCCAGGACCCGGAGCCGCTGCCGTACCTGCGCGGGGCGGACTGGGGCCTGGACATCGACCTGGCCGTGGTGTGGAACGGCGAGACCGTCGCCCGGCCGCCCTACCGCGAGATGTACTGGTCGCCCGCGCAGATGCTGGCGCACCTGACCGTCAACGGCGCCTCGGCGCGCACCGGAGACCTGTTCGCCTCCGGCACCATCTCCGGTCCGGAGAAGGAGCAGCGCGGTGCGTTCATCGAACTCACCTGGGGTGGGCGTGAGCCGGTCATGGTCAAGGGGGAGGAGCGCACCTTCCTGGTCGACGGTGACGAGGTGACCATCACCGCCACCGCCCCGGGTGCCGGCGGCGGCCGGATCGGCTTCGGTGAGGTCACCGGCACCATCCGCCCGGCCGTGGAGGGCTGA
- a CDS encoding FAD-dependent monooxygenase, whose translation MSEPWPLEPVLVLGAGPVGQTTALLLARWGVPSILLDRRPARDPVGSKAICQQRDVLDIWEAVGAGHRIAAEGLTWTTARTFHGETELFSYSFAESGAPVFPPFVNLSQARTEEILDERIAAEPLVDLRWDHEVTGITQDTTGVTVRAGDRELRGSYLVVCAGARCEELRRQLGVRFDGQSFDDRFLICDIRADLPGWAGERRFYFDPAWNPGRQVLIHPCPGSVFRIDWQVPADYDLDAEVASGALDTRIRRIIGDRDHRIVWKSVYRFHSRVADRMRRGRVLLAGDAAHLVSPFGARGLNSGVGDAENAAWKIAYAGRGWAPEELLETYHDERHAAARENIEVTTATMDFLVPPDEALARRRNEVLARAATDPVARASVDSGRLAEPFWYVDSPLTTTDPRRPFAGRPPRGQVPPAGPGVLLPDAPVVVPGIGPTRSRALARDGFLVLTTIGVSAPVRVLRLDEIDPDGALTTALGARPGEMWLVRPDAHVAAVLTDPADLGAALDRAVGRYSGPVFRTEPV comes from the coding sequence GTGTCCGAACCGTGGCCGCTGGAACCGGTTCTCGTGCTCGGCGCGGGCCCGGTCGGCCAGACCACCGCCCTGCTGCTCGCGCGATGGGGTGTGCCGTCGATCCTGCTCGACCGGCGCCCGGCCCGCGATCCGGTCGGCTCCAAGGCGATCTGCCAGCAGCGCGACGTGCTCGACATCTGGGAGGCGGTCGGCGCGGGCCACCGGATCGCCGCCGAAGGCCTCACCTGGACCACCGCCCGCACCTTCCACGGTGAAACCGAGCTGTTCAGCTATTCCTTCGCCGAATCCGGCGCGCCGGTGTTCCCGCCGTTCGTGAACCTGTCGCAGGCCCGCACCGAGGAGATCCTCGACGAGCGGATCGCCGCCGAGCCGCTGGTGGACCTGCGCTGGGACCACGAGGTCACCGGGATCACCCAGGACACGACCGGGGTGACGGTGCGAGCCGGGGACCGGGAGCTGCGCGGGTCCTACCTGGTGGTGTGCGCCGGGGCGCGCTGCGAGGAACTGCGCCGCCAACTCGGGGTGCGCTTCGACGGGCAGTCCTTCGACGACCGGTTCCTGATCTGCGACATCCGCGCCGACCTGCCCGGCTGGGCCGGCGAACGGCGGTTCTACTTCGACCCCGCGTGGAACCCCGGCCGCCAGGTGCTCATCCACCCGTGCCCCGGCTCGGTCTTCCGCATCGATTGGCAGGTCCCGGCGGACTACGACCTCGACGCCGAGGTGGCCTCCGGCGCGCTGGACACCCGGATCCGGCGGATCATCGGCGATCGCGACCACAGAATCGTCTGGAAATCGGTCTACCGCTTCCACTCCAGGGTGGCCGACCGGATGCGCCGCGGCCGCGTGCTGCTCGCCGGGGACGCGGCGCACCTGGTCTCGCCGTTCGGGGCGCGCGGCCTGAACTCCGGGGTCGGTGACGCGGAGAACGCGGCGTGGAAGATCGCCTACGCCGGGCGTGGCTGGGCCCCGGAAGAACTGCTGGAGACCTACCACGACGAACGGCACGCGGCGGCGCGCGAGAACATCGAGGTCACCACGGCGACCATGGATTTCCTGGTACCGCCCGACGAAGCACTGGCGCGGCGGCGGAACGAGGTCCTCGCGCGGGCGGCCACCGACCCGGTCGCGCGGGCGAGCGTCGACTCCGGGCGACTGGCCGAGCCGTTCTGGTACGTCGATTCCCCGTTGACCACAACAGATCCGCGTCGCCCGTTCGCCGGACGACCACCACGCGGCCAGGTACCGCCCGCCGGGCCGGGCGTGTTGCTGCCGGACGCGCCCGTGGTCGTGCCCGGTATCGGGCCGACGCGCTCGCGCGCGCTCGCACGGGACGGCTTCCTGGTGCTGACCACGATCGGGGTCAGTGCCCCGGTCCGCGTGCTCAGGCTCGACGAGATCGACCCGGACGGCGCGCTGACGACCGCGCTCGGCGCCCGGCCGGGGGAGATGTGGCTGGTCCGGCCGGACGCGCACGTCGCCGCGGTGCTCACCGATCCGGCGGACCTCGGGGCGGCGCTGGACCGCGCCGTCGGCCGATACAGTGGACCCGTGTTCAGGACGGAGCCGGTATGA
- a CDS encoding MBL fold metallo-hydrolase: MAKPFASAADTAAKEQTLEVLADGVYALTAQGDPNIGAIEGEDFLVCFEALATPVAARKWLAKLREHTDKPVRYLVLSHYHAVRVLGASAFDAETIVAHETTAALIAERGKQDWESEFARMPRLAEAADSVPGLTWPTLTFADRLTIDLGGDRGELVLQWHGRGHTEGDITAWLPRRKILFAGDLVEAEAALYTGDAFHREWATGTLDAVKALGAEQLVGGRGAVTRGREAVDAAIEQTRGFLEVMIREVGAVQERGGTLKEAFDATHAALVDDYGHWPIFEHCLPFDVSRLWDELSGIERPVIWTAERDREVWAQLQG; the protein is encoded by the coding sequence ATGGCCAAGCCGTTCGCTTCCGCCGCCGACACCGCCGCCAAGGAGCAGACCCTCGAGGTGCTCGCCGACGGCGTCTACGCCCTCACCGCCCAGGGCGATCCGAACATCGGCGCGATCGAGGGCGAGGACTTCCTAGTCTGCTTCGAAGCGCTGGCCACGCCCGTCGCCGCGCGCAAGTGGCTGGCGAAACTGCGCGAGCACACCGACAAGCCCGTGCGCTACCTCGTGCTTTCGCACTACCACGCGGTGCGCGTGCTGGGCGCCAGCGCCTTCGACGCGGAGACGATCGTCGCGCACGAGACCACCGCGGCGCTGATCGCCGAGCGCGGAAAACAGGACTGGGAAAGCGAATTCGCCCGGATGCCGAGGCTGGCCGAAGCCGCCGACTCGGTGCCCGGCCTCACCTGGCCCACGCTCACCTTCGCCGACCGCCTCACCATCGACCTCGGTGGCGACCGAGGCGAGCTGGTGCTGCAGTGGCACGGGCGCGGGCACACCGAGGGCGACATCACCGCGTGGTTGCCGCGGCGGAAGATCCTGTTCGCCGGTGACCTCGTGGAGGCCGAAGCCGCGCTGTACACCGGCGACGCCTTCCACCGCGAATGGGCCACCGGCACGCTGGACGCGGTGAAGGCGCTCGGCGCGGAGCAGTTGGTCGGCGGACGCGGCGCGGTCACCCGGGGCCGGGAGGCCGTCGACGCCGCGATCGAGCAGACCCGCGGGTTCCTGGAGGTGATGATCCGCGAAGTCGGTGCCGTGCAAGAGCGCGGTGGCACGCTCAAGGAAGCCTTCGACGCCACCCACGCGGCGCTGGTGGACGACTACGGCCACTGGCCCATCTTCGAGCACTGCCTGCCGTTCGACGTCTCGCGCCTCTGGGACGAGCTGTCGGGCATCGAGCGCCCGGTCATCTGGACCGCGGAACGGGACCGCGAGGTGTGGGCGCAACTGCAGGGCTGA
- a CDS encoding MarR family winged helix-turn-helix transcriptional regulator, with the protein MAEPAEPRPEDFLSFVEVALDRTQERLPGTDRAAMAMVLLTHRVANALVYDLESTVHRPAGWSWSAFRLLFTLWVSGPQEPSRAAELTGMSRAAVSSLAKTLTASGLLDRVPGERDRRAVQLALTEAGRERLEETFRRHNHRETSWAGLLEPDELEALNRILTKLATAAHTEDWVNLRF; encoded by the coding sequence GTGGCAGAGCCCGCCGAACCCCGGCCAGAAGACTTCCTGTCCTTTGTGGAGGTCGCGCTCGACCGGACCCAGGAACGGCTGCCCGGCACCGACCGGGCGGCGATGGCCATGGTGCTGCTGACCCACCGCGTGGCGAACGCGCTCGTCTACGACCTCGAGTCGACCGTGCACCGCCCGGCCGGGTGGAGCTGGTCGGCCTTCCGGCTGCTGTTCACGCTGTGGGTCTCCGGGCCGCAGGAACCCAGCCGTGCCGCGGAACTGACCGGGATGAGCCGGGCCGCGGTGTCCAGTCTCGCCAAGACCCTCACCGCCTCCGGGCTGCTCGATCGCGTGCCCGGTGAGCGGGACCGGCGGGCCGTGCAGCTCGCCCTCACCGAGGCGGGACGGGAGCGGCTGGAGGAGACCTTCCGCCGGCACAACCATCGCGAAACCTCCTGGGCCGGGCTGCTCGAACCGGACGAGCTGGAGGCGCTCAACCGCATCCTGACCAAGCTCGCCACGGCCGCGCACACCGAGGACTGGGTCAACCTGCGCTTCTGA
- a CDS encoding DUF1453 domain-containing protein, giving the protein MPGWLTVVLVVAGIGYTIARRAIGEPLAARDLFATPVILVALGVHRIAEHGHLAVADWFWLACTTAVGLAFGVLRGTTVRLLVKDGVLWQRYPAKAYLVWVLSLAGNGALGFLALSAGMAGDLRSMPLSIGIGLLGEALAVGARGLAAGVPFAPSGTGHPGLRFDRASRPAELPGAPTRTRQSRW; this is encoded by the coding sequence TTGCCTGGTTGGCTGACCGTCGTACTGGTGGTCGCGGGAATCGGCTACACCATCGCCCGGCGCGCGATCGGGGAGCCGCTCGCCGCGCGCGACCTGTTCGCCACGCCGGTGATCCTGGTGGCACTCGGGGTGCACCGGATTGCCGAGCACGGGCACCTCGCCGTCGCGGACTGGTTCTGGCTCGCCTGCACCACCGCGGTGGGCCTCGCCTTCGGGGTCCTGCGCGGTACGACGGTGCGGTTGCTGGTCAAGGACGGCGTGCTCTGGCAGCGCTACCCCGCGAAGGCGTACCTGGTCTGGGTGCTGTCTCTCGCCGGGAACGGCGCGCTCGGTTTCCTGGCGCTGTCCGCCGGGATGGCGGGCGACCTCCGTTCGATGCCGTTGTCCATCGGGATCGGCCTGCTGGGGGAGGCGCTGGCGGTCGGTGCGCGGGGCCTGGCTGCCGGAGTGCCGTTCGCGCCCAGCGGCACCGGCCATCCCGGGCTCCGGTTCGACCGCGCTTCACGTCCGGCCGAACTGCCCGGCGCGCCGACTCGCACCAGGCAGAGCCGTTGGTGA
- a CDS encoding TetR/AcrR family transcriptional regulator — MPKIVDAERRRTAVAEAVFRVVAARGLPQASLRNVAAEAGLATGSVRHYFTGSEEMIEFALEVFIERISARVLAKVDPAKSAPTHEARLTAVEDLLAELLPADDERHTEAVVWLAFADAARTSPRLRPQLRKLYDGMRMLMRRVLDGAARSGSLRDGLDLDLEAERLGALIDGLLTDGVVQPDRMTPELMHAVLRTHLRSLSDH; from the coding sequence GTGCCGAAGATCGTCGACGCCGAGCGCAGGCGGACCGCCGTGGCCGAAGCGGTGTTCCGGGTGGTCGCCGCGCGCGGGCTGCCGCAGGCGTCCCTGCGCAACGTCGCCGCGGAGGCCGGGCTCGCCACGGGGTCGGTCCGGCACTACTTCACCGGCAGCGAGGAGATGATCGAGTTCGCGCTCGAGGTGTTCATCGAGCGGATCTCGGCTCGTGTACTGGCCAAGGTGGACCCGGCCAAGTCCGCGCCCACGCACGAGGCGCGACTGACCGCGGTCGAGGACCTGCTCGCCGAACTGCTGCCCGCGGACGACGAGCGCCACACCGAAGCCGTGGTCTGGCTCGCTTTCGCCGACGCCGCGCGGACGAGCCCCCGGCTGCGGCCGCAACTGCGCAAGCTCTACGACGGCATGCGGATGTTGATGCGCCGCGTACTCGACGGCGCAGCCCGGTCGGGCTCCCTGCGCGATGGGCTCGACCTCGATCTAGAGGCGGAACGGCTCGGCGCCCTCATCGACGGCCTGCTCACCGACGGCGTGGTCCAGCCGGACCGGATGACGCCGGAACTCATGCACGCCGTGCTGCGCACGCACCTCCGCAGCCTCAGCGATCACTGA